One Pseudomonas sp. MH9.2 DNA segment encodes these proteins:
- a CDS encoding tetratricopeptide repeat protein: MTPSLRIVLAILLPLAIFSSWLFFQHSKPAPLIYSPAITSAPPSLKTPPAPAAKMVDEQQCQSCHSAQVKDWQGSHHQLAMQPANAETVLANFSDVTFKNKRETTRFSHKNDGFWVNTPGADGKPADFKVAYTFGVAPLQQYLIETPGGRLQALGVAWDTEKHRWFHLYPGQGVNFKNPLHWSKPSQNANFMCVECHTTGFKRNFDAVSNSFASQWNSLGVGCQACHGPASNHLAWATKPNDLTHAGFVVDLKDKDATTEIETCARCHARRAPLDDGYQVGKRLMDDYLPSLLTPELYTVDGKIKDEVFEYGSFLQSKMFDKGVRCSNCHNPHSTALKAPGNGVCVQCHNTAGKTSVERVNGKGLQAKNYDSPEHHRHQVGKPGSQCVDCHMPGKRYMGNDFRHDHSFSIPNPLRAQTLGTPDACLSCHQSVAGNKIIEQFKLWTGDRPDQASRYDESLSLIRGGQVGAAQALYEQLQRSNLPAIQRATLLAELPAYPSAQALRLVTKDLNNPAPHVRESAIRAVSALMPEAQRLALLSPRLDDPVRAVRIAAARALPGAANGGLGASQPSWNTAIGEYEAVQLSLMERAEANLNLAMLYQASGRNADVEPRLRAALQRDPDFFPALVTLVEWLESNARGKEARQLLDDGLREHPDVALLHQAQGLAMIRAGQRVQAIPALRRAARLEPQNAQYGYVLAVALYENGQVDEACSQLEQMLEHQPANRDARLLLIQYDLKNGHEPKARKLIDAWTHINPEDPALK, encoded by the coding sequence ATGACGCCCTCTCTGCGTATCGTTTTAGCGATCCTGTTACCCCTGGCAATTTTTAGTAGTTGGCTGTTCTTCCAACACAGTAAGCCCGCACCTTTGATCTATTCACCCGCCATCACATCAGCACCGCCGTCTCTGAAAACACCCCCCGCGCCAGCAGCAAAAATGGTCGACGAGCAGCAATGCCAGAGTTGCCACAGTGCGCAGGTAAAAGATTGGCAAGGCTCCCATCACCAGTTGGCCATGCAACCGGCTAACGCCGAAACGGTCCTCGCCAATTTCAGTGACGTCACGTTCAAAAACAAGAGAGAGACCACCCGCTTCTCTCATAAAAATGACGGCTTCTGGGTCAATACTCCTGGCGCAGACGGTAAACCCGCTGATTTCAAAGTCGCTTACACCTTCGGCGTCGCCCCCTTGCAGCAGTATTTGATAGAGACACCCGGCGGGCGGTTGCAAGCGTTGGGGGTGGCCTGGGATACCGAGAAACATCGCTGGTTTCATCTCTATCCAGGCCAAGGTGTGAACTTCAAGAATCCCTTGCACTGGAGCAAGCCGAGCCAGAACGCCAACTTCATGTGTGTCGAATGCCATACCACTGGCTTCAAACGCAATTTCGACGCCGTGAGCAATAGTTTTGCCAGCCAGTGGAACAGTCTGGGAGTCGGCTGTCAGGCCTGCCATGGTCCGGCCTCCAATCATTTAGCGTGGGCGACAAAGCCCAATGACCTGACGCATGCCGGCTTTGTCGTCGACCTCAAAGACAAAGACGCCACCACCGAGATCGAGACCTGCGCCCGGTGCCATGCTCGTCGCGCACCGCTGGACGACGGTTATCAGGTCGGCAAACGGTTGATGGATGATTACCTGCCCAGCCTGCTGACGCCCGAACTCTATACGGTGGACGGCAAGATCAAGGATGAAGTGTTCGAATACGGTTCTTTCCTGCAAAGCAAAATGTTCGACAAGGGCGTGCGCTGCAGTAATTGCCACAACCCTCATAGCACCGCACTCAAGGCCCCAGGCAACGGTGTGTGCGTGCAATGCCACAACACAGCAGGCAAAACCTCCGTCGAGCGTGTCAATGGCAAGGGCCTGCAAGCGAAGAACTACGACTCTCCCGAGCACCATCGGCATCAGGTTGGAAAGCCAGGCTCGCAATGTGTCGATTGCCACATGCCTGGCAAGCGGTACATGGGCAATGACTTTCGCCACGACCACAGTTTCAGTATCCCCAACCCCCTGCGCGCACAGACGCTCGGTACGCCGGATGCCTGTTTGAGCTGCCACCAAAGCGTGGCGGGCAACAAAATTATTGAGCAATTCAAGCTCTGGACCGGCGACCGGCCTGACCAGGCATCGCGCTACGACGAAAGCCTCTCGCTGATTCGCGGTGGTCAGGTCGGTGCAGCACAGGCGTTGTACGAGCAGCTGCAACGTAGCAATCTGCCCGCCATCCAACGTGCAACACTACTCGCCGAGCTGCCCGCCTACCCCAGCGCACAAGCGCTGAGGCTGGTCACCAAGGATCTGAACAATCCGGCACCGCATGTGCGCGAAAGTGCCATTCGCGCGGTCAGCGCCCTTATGCCCGAGGCGCAACGTCTGGCGTTGCTATCACCGCGGCTCGATGACCCGGTCCGCGCCGTACGAATCGCCGCCGCCCGTGCTCTGCCAGGCGCTGCGAATGGCGGATTGGGGGCATCGCAGCCAAGCTGGAATACAGCCATCGGCGAGTACGAGGCTGTGCAGTTGAGCCTGATGGAACGCGCCGAAGCCAACCTCAACCTGGCGATGCTCTACCAGGCCAGTGGCCGCAATGCAGATGTCGAACCCCGCCTGCGTGCAGCCTTGCAACGTGACCCGGATTTCTTTCCGGCGCTGGTCACGCTGGTAGAGTGGCTGGAATCAAATGCTCGCGGCAAAGAAGCTCGGCAGTTGCTGGACGACGGCCTGCGCGAACACCCTGACGTCGCCTTGCTACACCAGGCCCAAGGCCTGGCAATGATTCGCGCGGGACAGCGGGTGCAGGCCATCCCCGCGTTACGCAGGGCTGCCCGACTCGAACCGCAAAACGCTCAGTATGGCTACGTGCTGGCAGTGGCCTTGTACGAAAACGGCCAGGTCGATGAAGCCTGCTCACAACTGGAACAGATGCTCGAACACCAGCCAGCCAACCGCGATGCCAGGCTGTTGCTGATCCAGTACGATCTGAAGAACGGTCATGAGCCAAAGGCGCGAAAGTTGATAGACGCATGGACGCACATCAACCCTGAAGACCCTGCCCTCAAATGA
- a CDS encoding OmpP1/FadL family transporter yields MPSKTGTLPVSAFTLLTLCYSQQALAGGIMLYEIGSDNTGLVNAGAAARAQGPSTIASNPAGLSYLEGTQIAAGAQLIYGNVKFDADGDTNVAGSGSGDVIEPTPGASFFISHKLDEHWSVGFGTYGDFGLALSYKNDWYGRYFSQYGSIGGLSFVPSVAYRFNDEWSVGVGIKAMYGMLQAQAAINRSPFGLTDRADGQYKYEDSTWGYGANLGVIYAPKPGTRIGFAYTSKINLDFKDRIDVQGNGLLLDRVNGTDTTLGVQVPQTVTLSLYQQLDAQWAVLATVNWQDWSQFGEIYIDVDTSRAGGQSTTVNAPYKDTYQLALGTQYRATPKLLWSGGVAYDTSAVSNSDRTLNVPMSAQWHVGAGVTYAVDHDTDLNLGWDFVWMGDMPVDQSKRLSGDRVSGQFSSAWIQSVTGNMTWRF; encoded by the coding sequence ATGCCGTCAAAAACAGGTACGCTGCCGGTCTCCGCGTTTACTCTGCTGACGCTCTGTTACAGCCAACAGGCGCTGGCAGGAGGCATCATGCTTTATGAGATCGGTAGCGATAATACCGGTCTGGTCAATGCGGGTGCCGCGGCGCGTGCGCAAGGGCCGTCTACCATTGCGAGTAACCCGGCAGGCCTCAGTTATCTGGAGGGCACCCAGATCGCGGCCGGTGCTCAACTTATTTACGGCAATGTGAAGTTTGATGCTGACGGGGACACTAACGTGGCTGGCAGTGGCAGCGGCGATGTTATTGAACCGACACCGGGTGCCAGCTTCTTTATAAGCCATAAACTGGATGAACACTGGAGTGTCGGCTTTGGCACGTATGGCGACTTCGGTCTGGCGCTCAGTTATAAGAATGACTGGTACGGTCGCTACTTCAGTCAATATGGAAGTATTGGTGGTTTGTCATTTGTACCCAGTGTGGCCTATCGGTTCAATGACGAGTGGTCAGTGGGCGTTGGCATAAAGGCCATGTACGGCATGTTGCAAGCTCAGGCGGCGATCAATCGGTCTCCTTTTGGATTAACGGATCGTGCTGACGGGCAGTACAAATATGAGGACAGTACATGGGGGTACGGCGCTAACCTGGGGGTTATTTATGCACCCAAGCCGGGCACCCGGATTGGTTTTGCTTATACCAGTAAGATCAATCTTGATTTCAAGGACCGTATAGACGTTCAAGGGAATGGCCTGTTACTGGACCGCGTGAATGGTACGGACACCACGCTCGGTGTGCAGGTCCCACAAACGGTCACGCTCAGCCTCTATCAGCAACTCGACGCGCAATGGGCCGTGCTGGCGACCGTCAACTGGCAGGACTGGTCACAGTTCGGCGAGATCTATATCGATGTCGATACGTCCAGGGCGGGTGGGCAGTCAACCACCGTTAATGCGCCTTATAAGGACACCTATCAATTAGCGCTGGGCACACAGTACCGAGCCACACCGAAACTGCTTTGGAGTGGCGGTGTCGCCTACGATACCTCGGCGGTATCGAACAGTGATCGAACCTTGAATGTCCCTATGAGTGCTCAATGGCATGTGGGGGCCGGGGTCACTTATGCAGTGGATCATGATACCGACCTTAACCTCGGCTGGGATTTTGTGTGGATGGGCGATATGCCTGTCGACCAGAGCAAACGTCTGTCAGGTGACCGCGTTTCCGGCCAGTTCAGTAGCGCCTGGATTCAGTCTGTTACCGGCAATATGACGTGGCGTTTCTAA
- a CDS encoding MSHA biogenesis protein MshI encodes MWFPRSKTTARGLVGVETGPNGIALAHVQRSQGEAPRLLHCNFRAATPEQHPTVLKNMVDESGLGGLPVNLVLHPAAYQMLLLDSPDVPAEDLGAAMRWRIKDLISEPLEDVVVDAFSLPEDAYRGRSRMAYCAVLNKARMQNWAKLIKHAGLHLVSIDVTEMAFRNLGLLAGADNLNIALLRLRSSEGLICVQHGADLYMARVIEHGLEQAGQDFSSATLEIQRSLDYFESQLGKGHINRLLLLPMKRDGEAALQALGNGLTVKLQALDLRELFSGQPAAELDEQMQALCMAAVGAALRQTAS; translated from the coding sequence ATGTGGTTTCCAAGAAGTAAAACCACAGCGCGCGGTTTGGTGGGTGTTGAAACAGGTCCAAATGGAATAGCTCTAGCCCACGTACAGAGAAGCCAAGGCGAAGCTCCACGCCTGCTCCACTGCAACTTCCGCGCAGCCACGCCCGAACAACACCCCACCGTATTGAAAAATATGGTCGACGAATCAGGCCTTGGCGGCTTGCCGGTCAACCTTGTGTTGCACCCCGCTGCCTACCAGATGCTGCTTCTCGACAGCCCCGATGTCCCCGCTGAAGACTTGGGCGCCGCCATGCGCTGGCGCATCAAGGACCTTATCAGTGAGCCCCTTGAAGATGTCGTCGTTGACGCATTTTCTCTTCCCGAAGATGCCTACCGTGGCCGCTCGCGCATGGCCTACTGCGCAGTGCTCAATAAGGCGCGCATGCAGAACTGGGCCAAGCTGATCAAGCACGCCGGTCTCCATCTGGTCAGCATCGACGTTACCGAAATGGCATTTCGCAATCTTGGTCTGTTGGCCGGTGCCGACAATCTGAACATCGCACTACTGCGCTTGCGTTCCAGCGAGGGCTTGATCTGCGTGCAGCATGGCGCGGATCTGTACATGGCGCGCGTCATTGAGCATGGACTGGAACAGGCTGGCCAGGATTTTTCTTCAGCCACCCTGGAGATCCAGCGTTCCCTTGACTATTTCGAGAGCCAGTTAGGCAAGGGGCACATCAATCGCCTGCTGTTACTGCCCATGAAGCGCGATGGCGAAGCCGCACTGCAAGCGCTGGGTAATGGACTGACCGTCAAACTACAGGCCCTCGACCTGCGCGAATTGTTCAGCGGGCAACCCGCCGCTGAACTGGACGAACAGATGCAGGCTCTCTGCATGGCAGCCGTCGGCGCAGCTCTGCGCCAGACGGCTTCCTGA
- a CDS encoding DUF3313 domain-containing protein: MKASRKLLVGIALSSLLLGGCVSKVTEKEQFSGFLPNYDGLQETTSSSGKEVLRWVAPDFKPGAYSTVVFNELELYPAPKPTDRVDTKTLKQIQAYASSSAKGVLSQRYRVVNSLQAVPPGSRTLIMHAAITGVTASNEGMHWYEVVPVAAVVGAASAASGHRDQNSELYIEASFVDAATGSPVVKVVRKVFGKTLKNESQAITVGDFKAAIDGLAGDMRAFIK; the protein is encoded by the coding sequence ATGAAAGCATCACGTAAATTGCTTGTCGGCATTGCGCTGAGCAGCTTGTTGCTGGGTGGTTGTGTCTCGAAAGTGACTGAAAAGGAGCAGTTCTCAGGCTTTTTGCCGAATTACGATGGACTCCAGGAAACGACGTCGTCGAGCGGGAAGGAAGTGCTGCGCTGGGTGGCTCCCGACTTTAAACCCGGGGCGTACTCTACGGTGGTGTTCAACGAACTTGAGTTGTACCCCGCACCCAAGCCGACGGATCGGGTTGACACGAAAACGCTGAAGCAAATACAGGCGTATGCCAGCAGCAGTGCCAAGGGCGTTCTTTCACAAAGGTACCGGGTGGTGAACAGCCTGCAGGCTGTACCACCCGGTTCGCGAACCTTGATCATGCACGCGGCAATTACGGGTGTAACGGCCTCTAACGAAGGTATGCACTGGTACGAAGTGGTTCCGGTCGCGGCGGTTGTGGGGGCGGCCAGCGCTGCTTCCGGCCATCGCGATCAGAACAGTGAACTTTACATTGAGGCGAGTTTTGTCGACGCCGCCACGGGTTCGCCAGTGGTGAAAGTCGTGCGTAAAGTTTTCGGTAAAACCCTGAAAAATGAAAGCCAGGCGATTACCGTGGGTGACTTCAAGGCCGCGATCGACGGGCTGGCAGGTGATATGAGAGCGTTCATCAAGTAG
- the phnE gene encoding phosphonate ABC transporter, permease protein PhnE: MNRLFNLLLVLGIGAAVIASFAYLGIDFGELGSTRSLNQMGAYVQRFLSPDLSTGHLQAIGYGALETLAMSALGTLLAAVFGLLLALPAAGRFGWPLQSASRLVLNALRAIPEMVWATLMVLAAGLGPNAGTLALALHTTGVLGRLFAEALENTPPEPAEAIRLQGGNPVWAFCYGTLPNLLPQLLAYCLYRWENNIRMASVLGFVGAGGLGQMLYVSLSLFQEAQASTVILAMLLLVFAIDALSGWSRQRWVKA; encoded by the coding sequence ATGAATCGCCTGTTCAACCTGCTGCTGGTCCTCGGCATCGGCGCAGCAGTCATCGCCTCGTTCGCCTATCTGGGCATCGACTTCGGTGAGCTGGGCAGCACCCGCAGCCTGAACCAGATGGGCGCCTATGTGCAGCGTTTTCTCAGCCCGGACCTGAGCACTGGCCATCTGCAGGCCATCGGTTATGGCGCCCTGGAAACCCTGGCCATGTCCGCCCTCGGCACCCTGCTCGCCGCCGTGTTCGGTCTGCTGTTGGCACTGCCCGCCGCCGGCCGCTTTGGCTGGCCGCTGCAGAGCGCATCGCGCCTTGTGCTCAACGCCCTGCGCGCGATCCCGGAAATGGTGTGGGCGACGCTGATGGTACTGGCCGCTGGCCTCGGCCCGAATGCCGGCACCCTGGCCCTGGCCCTGCACACCACCGGTGTACTCGGCAGGCTGTTCGCTGAAGCCCTGGAAAACACTCCGCCAGAACCCGCCGAGGCTATCCGCCTGCAGGGCGGTAATCCGGTGTGGGCCTTCTGTTACGGCACACTGCCCAACCTGTTGCCACAACTGCTGGCCTACTGTTTGTACCGCTGGGAAAACAATATCCGCATGGCCAGCGTGCTCGGCTTCGTCGGCGCTGGCGGTTTGGGGCAGATGCTCTATGTCAGCCTCAGTCTGTTCCAGGAAGCCCAAGCCAGCACGGTGATCCTGGCCATGCTGTTGCTGGTATTCGCCATCGATGCCCTGAGCGGCTGGAGCCGCCAGCGCTGGGTCAAGGCCTGA
- a CDS encoding DUF6701 domain-containing protein produces MPLADDYPFIAAIRQGFSAATLTDTDGACFGDGNSCSAYSYDFSDSPGSEVRLGRLRLDNAHGSELQALDLPLRIETWQNLAGGSFRVEGLDTCTTAAVLQTPALSSYTGQLSQQVYGNDKVTLIAPSAGLGLLRLQPPGINGSVLGGLPATPSWLFYDWNGKGREAATGLARFGIYRGSSPMIFRREVYR; encoded by the coding sequence TTGCCGCTGGCCGATGATTACCCGTTTATCGCGGCCATTCGTCAAGGTTTCAGCGCTGCAACACTGACCGATACCGATGGTGCCTGTTTTGGCGATGGCAACAGTTGTTCAGCGTACAGCTATGACTTTAGCGACAGCCCCGGCAGCGAAGTTCGTCTGGGACGCTTGCGTCTGGACAATGCCCATGGCTCTGAGTTGCAGGCATTGGATCTGCCCTTGCGCATCGAGACGTGGCAGAACCTTGCGGGCGGCAGCTTTCGGGTCGAAGGCCTGGATACCTGCACCACGGCAGCCGTTTTGCAAACGCCCGCGCTGAGTAGCTACACCGGGCAACTCAGCCAACAGGTCTATGGCAATGACAAGGTTACGTTGATCGCACCCAGCGCAGGATTGGGGCTGTTGCGCTTGCAGCCTCCCGGGATCAACGGATCGGTACTCGGTGGATTACCGGCAACACCGTCCTGGCTTTTCTACGACTGGAATGGCAAGGGCCGTGAAGCTGCAACGGGGCTGGCCAGATTCGGCATCTATCGAGGCTCATCGCCAATGATTTTTCGCCGCGAAGTGTATCGCTAG
- a CDS encoding arylsulfatase: MPLHVQAASDKPNIVVIMADDVGWFNIGAYHQGMMAGKTPNLDSLAAQGMRFTDYYAEASCTAGRANFITGELPIRTGMTTVGQAGSPIGIPDQALTLATTLKSMGYSTGQFGKNHLGDLNEFLPTVHGFDEFFGYLYHLDAMEDPAHPNYPQALKDTVGPRNMVHSWATDTDDPTVMPRWGKVGKQKVEDAGTLYPERMRTVDEEIRDVALSFIDKAKKDDKPFFLWLNPTRMHVTTHLSPKYEGMRNADNDWTIQEAGMAQLDDIVGDVLKKLKDMGLDDNTIVVFTTDNGAENFTWPDGGQTPFAGGKGTALEGGFRVPAILRWPGKVPAGKVENGIMSGMDWFPTFVAAAGNPNIVEELLKGKQVGSQSYKVHLDGYNQTDMIMGKGPSTRHEVFYFTEGTLSAVRIDDFKYRFTDQPDGWIGSTVKLDMPVLTNLRLDPFERTGFTKGAQGSYQYMNWFLYEFWRFQFVQKEVAKVAATAIEFPPMQKGASFNLDAVKEQIQHAMLSQSGK; the protein is encoded by the coding sequence ATGCCCCTGCACGTGCAGGCCGCGTCCGATAAACCCAACATTGTTGTCATCATGGCCGATGATGTCGGCTGGTTTAATATTGGCGCCTATCATCAAGGCATGATGGCGGGTAAAACACCGAACCTCGACAGTCTGGCGGCCCAGGGCATGCGGTTTACCGATTATTACGCCGAGGCGAGTTGCACCGCTGGCCGGGCCAACTTCATCACCGGTGAGTTACCCATCCGCACGGGCATGACCACCGTAGGCCAGGCCGGTTCACCGATTGGTATTCCCGATCAGGCATTGACCCTTGCGACAACGCTTAAGTCGATGGGCTATTCCACGGGGCAGTTTGGCAAAAACCATTTGGGTGACTTGAACGAGTTCCTGCCAACGGTTCACGGCTTTGACGAGTTCTTTGGCTACCTCTATCACCTTGACGCGATGGAAGATCCGGCCCACCCAAACTATCCACAGGCGCTTAAAGATACGGTCGGCCCGCGTAACATGGTGCACAGCTGGGCAACCGACACTGATGACCCTACGGTGATGCCGCGTTGGGGCAAAGTGGGCAAGCAGAAAGTCGAAGATGCCGGCACACTCTATCCGGAGAGAATGAGAACGGTCGACGAGGAGATTCGCGACGTTGCCTTGAGCTTCATTGATAAGGCCAAGAAGGATGACAAGCCGTTCTTCCTCTGGCTCAACCCTACACGTATGCACGTCACCACGCACCTGTCGCCCAAATATGAAGGGATGCGTAACGCGGACAACGACTGGACTATCCAAGAGGCCGGGATGGCCCAGCTGGATGACATCGTTGGCGATGTCCTGAAGAAGCTCAAGGACATGGGCCTCGACGATAACACCATTGTTGTATTCACCACCGATAACGGTGCCGAGAACTTTACGTGGCCGGACGGTGGTCAGACGCCATTTGCTGGCGGGAAGGGGACGGCGCTGGAAGGTGGCTTCCGTGTCCCGGCCATTCTGCGCTGGCCAGGGAAAGTTCCGGCCGGTAAGGTCGAGAACGGGATCATGTCAGGGATGGACTGGTTCCCGACGTTTGTCGCTGCGGCGGGTAATCCGAACATCGTCGAAGAGTTACTGAAGGGTAAACAAGTCGGCAGTCAAAGCTACAAGGTGCACCTTGATGGCTACAATCAGACCGACATGATCATGGGCAAGGGACCGTCGACGCGCCACGAAGTCTTCTATTTCACCGAAGGCACGCTCTCCGCCGTGCGTATCGACGATTTCAAATACCGCTTCACTGATCAACCCGATGGCTGGATCGGCAGTACCGTGAAGTTGGACATGCCGGTTCTCACCAACCTGCGCCTTGATCCCTTCGAGCGCACGGGCTTTACCAAAGGCGCTCAAGGCTCATACCAGTACATGAACTGGTTCCTCTACGAATTTTGGCGCTTTCAGTTCGTGCAAAAAGAAGTCGCCAAGGTGGCGGCGACTGCGATTGAGTTTCCTCCAATGCAAAAGGGTGCCAGCTTTAACCTGGATGCAGTGAAGGAGCAAATCCAGCACGCGATGTTGAGCCAGTCAGGTAAGTAA